One stretch of Palaemon carinicauda isolate YSFRI2023 unplaced genomic scaffold, ASM3689809v2 scaffold934, whole genome shotgun sequence DNA includes these proteins:
- the LOC137637709 gene encoding uncharacterized protein codes for MFQRTLILATISAAFAELIPIDPCETITNELQTALGPLDPHTLPIISNVDYIRDFPSYIFDFFGLIIKGFSDVNCNSFNVSEQESVATLNLTGHNLEFNTSHANIDIYRLGYHGTQKTNLTSQLGFYTLDLRFRYEHYSPNPFSLCIFRDTLHMTFHAERITTNVGNSPNVTQELNDHPEAVVEAINRYLPRRANDLTAILKDLLCHTNPLPPYPTPPHTPEN; via the exons ATGTTCCAGAGAACATTGATCCTGGCGACAATTTCAGCTGCCTTCGCAGAATTGATTCCAA TTGACCCATGTGAAACAATTACTAATGAACTACAAACGGCGCTTGGTCCCCTGGATCCACACACACTCCCCATTATCTCCAATGTCGATTATATTCGTGACTTCCCCAG ttacaTCTTCGACTTCTTTGGCCTGATAATTAAAGGGTTTTCCGATGTTAACTGCAACTCCTTCAATGTTTCTGAGCAAGAAAGCGTG GCAACACTGAACCTCACAGGACACAATTTGGAATTCAATACCAGTCATGCCAATATAGACATTTATCGACTAGGTTATCACGGTACACAAAAAACCAACTTAAC TTCGCAGCTGGGTTTCTATACTCTGGATTTGAGGTTCAGATATGAACATTACTCGCCGAATCCCTTCAGTCTCTGCATCTTCAGAGATACTCTCCACATGACCTTCCATGCTGAAAGAATCACG ACTAACGTTGGAAACAGTCCAAACGTGACTCAGGAGCTGAATGATCATCCAGAAGCAGTGGTGGAGGCTATAAATCGTTACCTTCCTCGCCGAGCCAACGACCTTACCGCAATACTCAAAGATTTACTTTGCCATACCAATCCTCTTCCACCGTATCCAACTCCTCCCCATACACCTGAAAACTGA